Below is a genomic region from Bacillus anthracis str. Vollum.
GCTGCACGCTCCACACGGAACGCATTGTCATAACGCATATCAATTAGTTTTGTTAATAAATTATCATTTCTATTACGAATGTTCACGTGACCAGTTGTGGCCATTACTTTTTCATCATTAAAGGGTTTCAATAACTCTCTAACAGCATTTGGGAACAAATCACCATCTGAATCAATGGTAACAATAGCATCTGCTGTTGTCCGTTTAAAAGCCCATAATTGAGCATGTCTTTTCCCGCAATTCTTAGGTAAACGATGTACGATTAAGTCAGGAATACCTAATATTTCAGAACAAATATTCTTAGTTGTAGCAGCAATTTCTCGTTGAGTTCTAAGAAGTTCCTCCCTCATTTTAAGTGCTACTTCATAAGCCGATTTATCCTTACTACCATCATCAACAAAGAAAATTTCATGAATTGGATAATCTTGAGCTAAAACGCTATTAATTGTATTAACAATAGCACTTGCACTTTCATTATATGAGGGGACCACTACTGCCACTTTCATATTTGGAACCTTATCACCTGTAATTGGTCGATAAAAAATGATAATGATTGTTTTCCAAGTAAGTAAATCACCATCAGCGTTCCATATATCCCTAAAAACAAACTAAAACTTCCACGAATGGTAAAGTTAATATAGTACATTGCTACAATCAATAAAGAAAAAACAAGTAATATGAAGGGCATTTTTAAAGAAGATTTTATTTTATTTTGCTTTAAACTATTTTCTCCTTTGGGTAAATACGATCTAAATTTCTCATAGGACGTATAAGGTTTAATATTTATAAAAAATTTTTTCATCTAAAATGGATTCTCCTTATGTATTTTATTCTGTATTAATAAATCAAAAAGAAATATATTTTTTAAATATTAATTTTCAAGGCATTTTGAATAATAGATGGAAATTAACAAATATAATATAATCCTACACTGTCATACTGCGGAATAACTTCTAACAAAAGAAAATAATTAATCAAAATATATCCCTAAAACATTCAACTTTAACAGATATATTCGTCACGTGATTCGAATTATCAGTTTTTAACATCTGATTTTTTAAAACTACCGGATTTGATACTATATAAAACACCCTGTAACCTATTATCCAAGCCTGAATTGAATACATCCTACTATACAAACGATATACTGTTATTTTATTCTTTTAATAAAGCTAAATTCACCCCTTTTAATAAGTTTATTACCTTTAACAAGTGTAGATATAAAGAGTAAAAACGTATATATTTAAGGTTTTATAACAATCAAATAATTATTATACCTAGATCTATTAACACTGTAACCAAACCAATGTACAAATCCATTAAATCCCCTCCTCCACTTCCATAGATAATTATTAGCTTCTAACTTTAACAATGAACCTTTTATAGTGGTAAGATTTTGTACAATTAGAAAAGACATCTTGGGCTTTACCTGAACTGTCCCCCGAATTATGGACACTTAAAAAAGCCCCATGATTCGGGGTTTTTGTGTATTTTTATCAAAAAACCTCATTATAATGGAGCCAACGATAGAAATGAGTACGGAGAATGAGTAAAATTATTTTTAAAGAGATTCAAATAAAACAGCTAGAAAAAAATAAAAATGTATTAAAAGCGTCGGAACGTTCAATTAGCTATTGTCCAGATTTTAAAATAAGAGCGGTAAAAGAAAATCAACAAGGAAAAGGTCCTAGCCAAATCTTTTTAGAGAATGAGTTTGACTTAGCTGTGATTGGTGAGAAGAAACCAAAACAATGCTTGAAGCGTTGGCGATGAATTAGATTACAAAGATTGTTAAATCTTTGAATCCCTTGAGCTCAACATAAAAGATTACATGGAGGAGTATAATTATAATCGTTATCAGTGGACATTAAAAAAGATGGCTCCGATTGAATATCGGAACCATCTTTTAAGTGCTTGATTTTTCAGGGCTTTT
It encodes:
- a CDS encoding IS3 family transposase; translation: MEEYNYNRYQWTLKKMAPIEYRNHLLSA